A single Planktothrix serta PCC 8927 DNA region contains:
- a CDS encoding DUF4351 domain-containing protein, which produces SPLKLVFVELPKFNKTLEELINITDKWLYFLRKAPDLEVVPESMLIVPEIEKAFAIADRVNLSLEEIDDLEKREQFERERIGAIELSKAEARAEGLTQGLTQGLTQGLTQGRAEGRAEGIQIGQINLIKRQLKRQLGELNQSIEDSLSQLSSEQLSALAEAIFDFSSLGDLSSWLETNCPS; this is translated from the coding sequence AGTCCGTTAAAATTAGTATTTGTGGAGTTACCCAAATTTAATAAAACTTTGGAAGAATTGATTAATATTACGGATAAATGGCTTTATTTTTTACGCAAAGCACCAGATTTAGAAGTCGTGCCAGAATCGATGTTAATTGTACCCGAAATTGAGAAGGCTTTTGCGATCGCGGATCGGGTCAACTTAAGTTTAGAGGAAATAGACGATTTGGAGAAACGAGAACAGTTTGAACGGGAAAGAATAGGTGCTATTGAGTTGAGTAAGGCTGAAGCTCGGGCTGAAGGGTTGACTCAAGGGTTGACTCAAGGGTTGACTCAAGGGTTGACTCAAGGACGGGCTGAAGGACGGGCTGAAGGTATACAAATTGGTCAAATAAATCTGATTAAACGCCAATTAAAACGGCAATTAGGTGAACTAAATCAATCAATAGAAGATAGTTTATCACAGCTATCATCAGAGCAATTATCAGCTTTGGCTGAAGCTATTTTTGACTTTTCTAGTCTAGGTGATTTATCCAGTTGGCTAGAAACTAATTGTCCTAGTTGA
- a CDS encoding Ig-like domain-containing protein, whose protein sequence is MRTVSQINHTSETNFLNGDFGLSKNPNSIAIIDPTVPDSQHIAQGIKPGTQTYILESQPNAIEQITSILAQHTGIEALHIISHGSPGSLYLGTTELNGRNLEDYSQQLQQWRNAFTTHASIILYGCNVAAGDSGSQFLTQLYQLTGANIAANPNLTGNAEKGGTWDISQLIPPSPQKPQLALTETSLKTYSGVLAGVTGVSATNSNGSFKVGDNIYITVTFDAPVTVTGTPQLQLETGTTDQFADYLSGSPGNVLTFKYTVAAGDTSADLQYLSTAALTLNSGTIQDASSVDATLTLPALTAPNSLGGSRALVIDTVVPTVELTSSAPATVKDPFTVTATFSEDVGTSFVAGDITVTGGTVSNLIKNATDPKIYTFDVTPTAATGSNVIVNIAANKATDLAGNGNTAAPATINRLVDKTAPTVTLASTTASPSNGIFTVTATFDEPVTNFLDTDIVVGNGTVGTFTQNSPTLYTFEVIPTADGNVTVNIPGAAAIDIAGNNNTAATQLNLVADATAPSVTLTSTSPLKVNGAFTVTATFSEVVTGFVEADITVTGGGTASNLVQSTTDPKIYTFLVTPPAAATPGAPVTVKINAATATDLALNDNNASNTLTRTYDNVAPTVVSLTTTATDPVKGAFTVNAEFSEDVGTSFVSSDIAVGNGTVSNFTKIDSDSYTFEVTPNADGNVTVDILANAVTDTTGNNNTAPATQLVKAADITVPTVILSSAATPTVNGAFTVTATFSEDVSASFDDTDITVGGVGGTVGAFSGAAGGKVYTFDVTPTAGTTGTVTVDIAAGAAPDAANNNNTASNTLTRVADLNVPTVTLTSAAPDPVTGVFAVTAEFSEDVGTSFTIGDITVGGGATVSNPIKSATDPKIYTFNVTPTADGTVTVDIAGGVASDAAGNNNTAALQLTRAADITVPTVTLTTTAAPLVNAPFTVTATFDQSVGTSFDATDITVGGGTVGTVTTTTPGTVYTFDVTPTADGNVTVDIAGGVASDTAGNGNIAAPQLIQAADINAPTVALTLTNPATPAIVNAPFNVTATFSEVVTGFVDTDITFAGGTLVPASFVAAPDGKTYTFSVDPTANTVGNVTVDIAGGVADDIALNTNTVAPQLIVSADTVLPIVTLTSAAPATVNGLFTVTAEFSEDVGTSFDISDITVGGAGGGTVSNLIKNATDPEIYTFDVTPTAEGTVTVDILANAVTDTAGNDNATTVPGNTLTRTVDLPPTVTLDSSAPATVNGLFTVTATFSENVSGLAENEISVVGGSVVPSSLAPAAPANTYTFNVAPTVADGTVTVDIAAGVANDAPGSNPNTASNTLTRIKDFTPPSVVTLESSAPATVNAPFTVTATFNEDVGTSFYDVPTDITVGNGTVTAGSFTQSATDPKIYTFEVTPTADGTVTVDIPIGAVTDAVGNNNTALTQLTRVADITAPTVSLTPAAPATVNGLFTVTATFSEVVTGFDNTDIAVGNGIVGTLTQSTTDPKIYTFDVTPTADGTVTVDIPATKATDAAGNDNTAGNQILRTADLAPTVTLDSTATSPVNGLFTVTATFSEVVTGFAEGDISVGGGTLVAGSLATVDGGKTYTFNVTPNATGPVTVDVPAGVANDASTNNNTAAIQLTRVADITPPTVTLGSDAPAIVNGLFTVTATFSEDVTTFDANDINVVGGNVGNFVTVDAKTYTFDVTPTVTGTVTIDVPADQAIDAAGNNNTAATQLTRAADITAPTVTLASAAPATVNGLFTVTATFSEDVTGFDNTDITPFCCVIKNSFAKSWYIYSLHFN, encoded by the coding sequence ATGAGAACTGTATCTCAAATTAACCACACCTCCGAAACAAACTTTTTAAATGGGGATTTTGGCCTTAGTAAAAACCCCAATTCAATAGCCATCATTGACCCGACAGTACCCGATAGTCAACATATAGCCCAAGGCATCAAACCCGGTACGCAAACCTACATCCTCGAAAGCCAGCCTAATGCTATAGAGCAAATTACCTCAATCCTAGCTCAACATACTGGCATCGAAGCCTTACACATCATCTCTCACGGTAGCCCCGGCAGCCTGTACCTAGGGACAACAGAACTCAATGGCCGTAACCTAGAAGACTACAGCCAACAGTTGCAACAATGGCGAAACGCCTTCACAACCCATGCCAGCATCATCTTATATGGATGTAACGTAGCGGCGGGGGACTCCGGTAGCCAATTCCTAACTCAACTTTACCAACTCACCGGGGCAAATATCGCGGCCAACCCCAACCTCACCGGGAATGCGGAAAAAGGCGGCACCTGGGACATCAGCCAACTCATCCCCCCATCCCCCCAAAAGCCTCAACTTGCCCTCACAGAAACTAGCCTCAAAACCTATAGTGGCGTACTAGCAGGCGTTACGGGTGTCAGTGCCACCAACTCTAACGGTAGTTTCAAAGTTGGTGATAATATCTACATCACCGTCACCTTTGATGCTCCTGTCACTGTCACTGGTACACCCCAACTGCAATTAGAAACAGGCACAACTGACCAATTTGCCGATTATCTTAGTGGTAGCCCGGGGAATGTACTCACCTTCAAGTATACAGTCGCAGCCGGAGATACCTCTGCTGACTTACAATATCTCTCCACAGCTGCCCTCACCCTTAACAGCGGCACAATTCAAGATGCTTCGTCTGTGGATGCTACTTTAACGCTCCCTGCCTTAACCGCACCTAACTCTCTTGGTGGTAGCCGAGCCCTAGTTATTGATACTGTTGTCCCAACTGTTGAGTTAACCTCATCTGCCCCAGCCACAGTTAAAGATCCATTTACCGTCACTGCTACCTTCAGTGAAGATGTTGGTACTTCTTTTGTCGCTGGTGATATTACCGTTACTGGTGGAACTGTTAGCAACCTGATCAAGAATGCCACTGATCCCAAAATCTACACCTTTGACGTGACTCCAACTGCTGCTACTGGAAGTAATGTCATCGTAAATATTGCTGCGAATAAAGCAACTGATCTTGCGGGTAATGGTAATACTGCTGCTCCTGCAACAATAAATCGTTTAGTAGATAAGACCGCCCCAACTGTTACTTTAGCCTCAACTACCGCATCCCCATCTAACGGTATATTTACCGTCACTGCTACCTTCGATGAACCTGTTACTAATTTTCTCGATACTGATATTGTTGTAGGAAATGGAACTGTTGGTACCTTTACCCAAAATTCTCCCACACTCTACACCTTTGAGGTGATTCCAACTGCGGATGGAAATGTCACTGTAAATATTCCTGGGGCTGCTGCAATTGATATTGCGGGTAATAATAATACTGCGGCTACTCAACTAAATCTTGTAGCAGATGCTACCGCCCCAAGCGTTACTTTAACATCAACTTCCCCATTAAAAGTTAACGGTGCATTTACCGTCACTGCTACCTTCAGCGAAGTTGTCACTGGCTTTGTTGAGGCTGATATTACCGTCACTGGTGGTGGAACTGCTAGTAACCTTGTCCAGAGCACCACTGATCCCAAAATCTACACCTTTCTGGTGACTCCACCTGCAGCTGCTACGCCGGGAGCTCCAGTCACCGTAAAGATTAATGCGGCTACAGCAACTGATCTTGCGCTTAATGATAATAACGCATCAAATACACTAACTCGTACTTATGATAACGTTGCCCCAACTGTTGTTAGTTTAACAACAACTGCCACAGACCCAGTTAAGGGTGCATTTACCGTCAATGCTGAATTCAGTGAAGATGTTGGTACTTCTTTTGTCAGTAGTGATATTGCTGTAGGGAATGGAACTGTTAGTAACTTTACCAAAATTGATTCCGATAGCTACACCTTTGAAGTGACTCCGAATGCGGATGGAAATGTCACCGTAGATATTCTTGCTAATGCTGTAACTGATACTACGGGTAATAATAATACTGCTCCTGCTACTCAGTTAGTTAAGGCAGCAGATATTACCGTACCAACTGTTATTTTAAGCTCAGCTGCCACACCCACAGTTAACGGTGCATTTACCGTCACTGCTACCTTCAGTGAAGATGTTAGTGCTTCTTTTGACGATACTGATATTACCGTTGGTGGTGTTGGTGGAACTGTTGGTGCCTTTAGCGGAGCAGCTGGTGGCAAAGTCTACACCTTTGATGTGACTCCAACTGCTGGTACTACTGGAACTGTCACCGTAGATATTGCTGCTGGTGCAGCACCTGATGCTGCGAATAATAATAATACCGCATCAAATACACTAACTCGCGTAGCAGATCTTAACGTACCAACTGTTACTTTAACCTCAGCTGCCCCAGACCCAGTTACCGGTGTATTTGCCGTCACTGCTGAATTCAGTGAAGATGTTGGTACTTCTTTTACCATTGGTGATATTACCGTTGGTGGTGGTGCAACTGTTAGTAACCCTATCAAGAGCGCCACTGATCCCAAAATCTACACCTTTAATGTGACTCCAACTGCGGATGGAACTGTCACCGTAGATATTGCTGGGGGTGTAGCTTCTGATGCTGCGGGTAATAATAATACTGCTGCTCTTCAGTTAACTCGCGCAGCAGATATTACCGTACCAACTGTTACTTTAACAACAACTGCCGCACCCCTAGTTAACGCTCCATTTACCGTCACTGCTACCTTCGATCAAAGTGTTGGTACTTCTTTTGACGCTACTGATATTACCGTTGGTGGTGGAACAGTCGGTACCGTTACCACAACAACTCCTGGCACAGTCTACACCTTTGATGTGACTCCAACTGCGGATGGAAATGTCACTGTAGATATTGCTGGGGGTGTAGCTTCTGATACTGCGGGTAATGGTAATATTGCTGCTCCTCAGCTAATTCAGGCAGCAGATATTAATGCCCCAACTGTTGCTTTAACCTTAACAAATCCTGCCACACCAGCCATAGTTAATGCTCCATTTAACGTGACTGCTACCTTCAGTGAAGTTGTCACTGGCTTTGTTGATACTGATATTACCTTTGCTGGTGGAACATTAGTACCTGCTAGCTTTGTCGCAGCACCTGATGGCAAAACCTACACCTTTAGTGTAGATCCAACTGCTAATACTGTTGGAAATGTCACCGTAGATATTGCTGGTGGTGTAGCTGATGATATTGCGCTTAATACTAATACCGTAGCACCTCAACTAATTGTTAGTGCTGATACCGTTCTCCCAATTGTTACTTTAACATCAGCTGCCCCAGCCACAGTCAACGGTTTATTTACCGTCACTGCTGAATTCAGTGAAGATGTTGGTACTTCTTTTGATATTAGTGATATTACCGTTGGTGGTGCTGGTGGTGGAACTGTTAGTAATCTGATCAAGAACGCCACTGATCCCGAAATCTACACCTTTGACGTGACTCCAACTGCGGAGGGAACTGTCACCGTAGATATTCTTGCTAATGCTGTAACTGATACTGCGGGTAATGATAATGCTACTACTGTTCCTGGTAATACACTAACTCGCACAGTAGACCTTCCCCCAACTGTTACTTTAGACTCATCTGCCCCAGCCACAGTTAACGGTTTATTTACTGTCACTGCTACCTTCAGTGAAAATGTCAGTGGCTTGGCCGAGAATGAGATTAGCGTTGTTGGTGGAAGTGTTGTTCCTAGTAGCTTGGCCCCAGCTGCTCCCGCAAACACCTACACCTTTAATGTGGCTCCAACTGTTGCGGATGGAACTGTCACCGTAGATATTGCTGCTGGTGTAGCAAATGATGCTCCTGGGAGTAATCCTAATACCGCATCAAATACACTAACTCGCATAAAAGATTTTACCCCCCCATCCGTCGTTACTTTAGAATCATCTGCCCCAGCCACAGTTAACGCTCCATTTACCGTCACTGCTACCTTCAATGAAGATGTTGGTACTTCTTTTTATGACGTTCCTACTGATATTACTGTAGGGAATGGAACTGTTACTGCTGGTAGCTTTACCCAGAGCGCCACTGATCCCAAAATCTACACCTTTGAGGTGACTCCAACTGCGGATGGAACTGTCACCGTAGATATTCCTATTGGTGCTGTAACTGATGCTGTGGGTAATAATAATACCGCACTAACTCAGTTAACTCGCGTAGCAGATATTACCGCCCCAACCGTTAGTTTAACCCCAGCTGCCCCAGCCACAGTTAACGGTTTATTTACCGTCACTGCTACCTTCAGTGAAGTTGTCACTGGCTTTGATAATACTGATATTGCTGTAGGAAATGGAATTGTTGGTACCCTTACCCAGAGCACCACTGATCCCAAAATCTACACTTTTGATGTGACTCCAACTGCGGATGGAACTGTCACCGTAGATATTCCTGCGACTAAAGCAACTGATGCTGCGGGTAATGATAATACTGCGGGTAATCAAATACTTCGCACAGCAGACCTGGCACCAACCGTTACTTTAGACTCAACTGCCACATCCCCAGTTAACGGTTTATTTACCGTCACTGCTACCTTCAGTGAAGTTGTCACTGGCTTTGCCGAGGGTGATATTAGCGTTGGTGGTGGAACATTAGTAGCTGGTAGCTTGGCCACAGTTGATGGTGGCAAAACCTACACCTTTAATGTAACTCCAAATGCTACTGGGCCTGTCACCGTAGATGTTCCTGCTGGTGTAGCCAATGATGCTTCGACTAATAATAATACTGCGGCTATTCAGTTAACTCGCGTAGCAGATATTACCCCCCCAACTGTTACTTTAGGCTCAGATGCCCCAGCCATAGTTAACGGTTTATTTACTGTCACTGCGACCTTCAGTGAAGATGTCACTACCTTTGACGCTAATGATATTAACGTTGTTGGTGGAAATGTCGGTAACTTTGTCACAGTTGATGCCAAAACCTACACCTTTGATGTAACTCCAACTGTTACTGGAACTGTCACCATAGATGTTCCTGCGGATCAAGCAATTGATGCTGCGGGTAATAATAATACTGCTGCTACTCAGTTAACTCGCGCAGCAGATATTACCGCTCCAACTGTTACTTTAGCCTCAGCTGCCCCAGCCACAGTTAACGGTTTATTTACCGTCACTGCGACCTTCAGTGAAGATGTCACTGGCTTTGATAATACTGATATTACTCCNTTTTGCTGTGTTATAAAGAATTCTTTTGCCAAAAGCTGGTACATTTACAGCCTGCATTTCAATTAA
- a CDS encoding Rpn family recombination-promoting nuclease/putative transposase translates to MKFINPKTDYAFKKIFGSDQSQDILISFLNAIVYQGETFITSLEIIDPYAPGRISGLKTTYFDVKAKLNNGENVLIEMQAVNVPAFGKRILYNTAKMYVNQLKLGEVYPELRAAIGVAVTDFIMFNEHNKVISQFTLKEDELLLNYQHSPLKLVFVELPKFNKTLEELINITDKWLYFLRKAPDLEVVPESMLIVPEIEKAFAIADRVNLSLEEIDDLEKREQFERERIGAIELSKAEARAEGLTQGLTQGLTQGLTQGRAEGIEIGEQIGEQRGQINLIKRLLQRQLGELNQSIEDSLSQLTSEQLSALAEAIFDFSSVGDLSSWLETNCPN, encoded by the coding sequence ATGAAATTTATTAATCCCAAAACAGACTACGCCTTTAAAAAAATATTTGGCTCCGATCAAAGTCAAGATATTTTAATTAGTTTCCTGAATGCGATCGTCTATCAGGGTGAGACTTTCATCACTTCTTTAGAAATTATTGACCCCTACGCCCCCGGCAGAATTTCTGGTTTAAAAACAACTTATTTTGATGTCAAAGCTAAATTAAATAATGGCGAAAATGTGTTAATTGAAATGCAGGCTGTAAATGTACCAGCTTTTGGCAAAAGAATTCTTTATAACACAGCCAAAATGTATGTAAATCAACTAAAATTAGGGGAAGTTTATCCAGAATTGAGAGCAGCAATAGGTGTAGCGGTGACGGATTTTATTATGTTTAATGAACATAATAAAGTGATTTCACAATTTACTCTGAAGGAAGATGAGTTACTCCTGAATTATCAACACAGTCCGTTAAAATTAGTATTTGTGGAGTTACCCAAATTTAATAAAACTTTGGAAGAATTGATTAATATTACCGATAAATGGCTTTATTTTTTACGCAAAGCACCAGATTTAGAAGTCGTGCCAGAATCGATGTTAATTGTACCCGAAATTGAGAAGGCTTTTGCGATCGCGGATCGGGTCAACTTAAGTTTAGAGGAAATAGACGATTTGGAGAAACGAGAACAGTTTGAACGGGAAAGAATAGGTGCTATTGAGTTGAGTAAGGCTGAAGCTCGGGCTGAAGGGTTGACTCAAGGGTTGACTCAAGGGTTGACTCAAGGGTTGACTCAAGGACGGGCTGAAGGTATTGAAATTGGTGAGCAAATTGGTGAGCAAAGAGGTCAAATAAATCTGATTAAACGCCTATTGCAACGGCAATTAGGTGAACTAAATCAATCAATAGAAGATAGTTTATCACAGCTAACTTCAGAGCAATTATCAGCTTTAGCTGAGGCTATTTTTGACTTTTCTAGTGTCGGTGATTTATCCAGTTGGCTAGAAACTAATTGCCCTAATTAA
- a CDS encoding YajQ family cyclic di-GMP-binding protein: MASTYSFDVVSDFDRQELVNAVDQTEREIKSRYDLKDTKTTLELGETAIVINTDSEFTLDAIHTILQTKSAKRNLSLKIFDYGKIESASGNRVRQEIKLRKGLTQEVSKQITKLIKDEFKKIQASIQGDSVRISAKSKDELQLVIQRLKQEDYPAALQFTNYR, encoded by the coding sequence ATGGCTTCTACTTATTCATTTGATGTTGTGAGTGATTTTGATCGACAGGAATTAGTTAATGCTGTTGATCAAACTGAACGGGAAATTAAAAGCCGTTATGATTTAAAGGATACAAAGACCACCCTAGAATTAGGGGAAACGGCGATTGTTATTAATACCGATAGCGAGTTTACCCTGGATGCAATTCATACGATTTTGCAAACGAAATCCGCGAAGCGTAATCTTTCTTTGAAAATTTTTGATTATGGGAAAATAGAATCAGCCAGTGGTAATCGAGTTAGACAGGAAATTAAACTCAGAAAAGGCTTAACACAAGAAGTTTCAAAACAAATCACTAAGTTAATTAAAGATGAGTTTAAGAAAATTCAGGCTTCTATTCAAGGGGATTCTGTTCGGATTTCAGCTAAATCTAAAGATGAATTACAATTAGTGATTCAACGCCTCAAACAGGAAGATTATCCCGCCGCTTTACAATTTACCAACTATCGGTAA
- a CDS encoding DNA recombination-mediator protein A codes for MNQAINLPKVDEFLEELAAIQQTGSKRIALLGSRHIPLTHQNLIEMMSYALVLEGNHLITSGSTGTNSAAIKGGMRADPNLVTVILPQSMKRQPRESRKQLEQVIHLVENPKGDDLSLAEASALCNQEIISRCQQLICFAYHDSVTLLNTCEEAENQRKIVTLFYLD; via the coding sequence TTGAACCAAGCTATCAATCTGCCGAAAGTAGATGAATTTTTAGAAGAATTGGCAGCCATTCAACAAACTGGCTCCAAGCGTATTGCTTTGTTGGGTTCCCGTCATATTCCCCTAACCCATCAGAACTTAATCGAGATGATGAGTTATGCCTTAGTTTTAGAAGGTAATCATCTGATTACATCGGGTTCAACGGGGACGAACTCAGCGGCCATTAAAGGGGGAATGCGGGCTGACCCCAATTTGGTGACGGTGATTTTGCCGCAAAGCATGAAACGTCAGCCGAGAGAATCTCGCAAGCAGTTAGAACAGGTCATCCATTTAGTGGAAAATCCCAAGGGGGATGATTTATCACTAGCTGAAGCCAGTGCGCTGTGTAACCAAGAGATTATTTCTCGGTGTCAACAGTTAATTTGCTTTGCCTATCATGATAGTGTCACCCTCCTGAACACCTGTGAAGAAGCAGAGAATCAGCGCAAAATTGTGACGCTGTTCTATTTGGATTAG
- a CDS encoding carotenoid oxygenase family protein, with amino-acid sequence MIRPTISQTTWGQQFATPATEFPPTPLPVLSGKLPLGLKGSLYRNGPGRLERGGLRVGHWFDGDGAILAVHFTDEGATGVYRYVKTAGYQQEEQANRLMYGGYGMTSPGNLWERFTKPLKNAANTSVLALPDKLLALWEGAQPHALDLQTLETWGLDNLSKLTDNTPYSAHPKIDPETGDIFNFGQILAGTPQLMLYRSDRTGKIIQHNQIPIDGISVIHDFVFAGQYLIFVIPPLRLKILPVLLQFKSFSDSFFWQPQTPNQILIIDRQTLQLVNRIETEPWFQWHFSNGYVENDGTVIVDFVQYPDFQTNQYLKEVATGNTHTLAESTLWRMVLQPQTGKLLQLEELLDRHCEFPTVSPKEVGKKAKFTYLSLHKPGVNRAIEMFGSIGRFDHQTQTLQAAILGDNRYPMEPLCVQDIDNPQQEWVLTVVYDGDQNSSEVWIFDSEYLDAEPICRLSLPHVVPNGFHGTWKPRS; translated from the coding sequence GTGATTAGACCAACAATCTCTCAAACAACCTGGGGACAACAGTTCGCTACCCCGGCGACAGAATTTCCCCCCACCCCTTTACCTGTTCTGTCTGGAAAACTCCCCCTTGGGTTAAAAGGTTCTCTCTATCGCAATGGCCCTGGACGCTTGGAACGGGGAGGGTTGCGAGTGGGACATTGGTTTGATGGTGATGGGGCGATTTTAGCCGTCCATTTCACCGATGAAGGCGCAACGGGAGTCTATCGTTATGTCAAAACCGCAGGTTATCAGCAGGAAGAACAAGCAAATCGTTTGATGTATGGGGGTTACGGAATGACGTCACCCGGAAACCTTTGGGAACGCTTTACCAAACCCCTCAAAAATGCGGCGAATACTTCGGTTTTAGCCTTACCCGATAAATTATTAGCGTTGTGGGAAGGAGCACAACCCCACGCCTTAGATTTACAAACTTTAGAGACTTGGGGACTCGATAACCTCAGCAAGTTAACTGACAATACCCCCTATTCTGCTCATCCTAAAATTGATCCTGAAACGGGAGATATTTTCAATTTTGGGCAAATTTTAGCAGGAACGCCTCAGTTAATGCTGTATCGAAGCGATCGCACGGGAAAAATTATACAACACAATCAAATTCCTATCGATGGGATTTCTGTGATTCATGATTTTGTCTTCGCAGGTCAATATTTAATTTTTGTTATTCCTCCCCTGCGGTTAAAAATCTTACCCGTTTTACTTCAGTTTAAATCTTTTAGTGATTCCTTTTTCTGGCAACCTCAAACCCCTAACCAAATTTTAATTATTGATCGCCAAACGCTTCAACTCGTAAATCGGATTGAAACAGAACCCTGGTTTCAGTGGCATTTTAGCAATGGTTATGTTGAAAATGATGGCACTGTGATTGTTGATTTTGTTCAGTATCCCGATTTTCAAACTAATCAATATTTGAAAGAAGTCGCCACTGGAAATACTCATACCCTAGCAGAATCAACTTTATGGCGGATGGTATTACAACCCCAAACGGGTAAACTTCTGCAATTAGAAGAACTCTTAGATCGCCATTGTGAATTTCCGACTGTTTCTCCTAAAGAAGTTGGAAAAAAAGCTAAATTTACCTATTTATCCCTTCATAAACCAGGGGTGAATCGTGCTATTGAAATGTTTGGGTCTATTGGACGGTTTGATCATCAAACTCAAACGTTACAAGCAGCAATTTTAGGGGATAATCGTTATCCGATGGAACCTCTTTGTGTTCAGGATATTGATAATCCTCAACAAGAATGGGTATTAACTGTTGTTTATGATGGGGATCAAAATTCCAGCGAAGTTTGGATTTTTGATTCAGAATATTTAGATGCAGAACCGATTTGTCGGTTATCATTACCCCATGTTGTTCCTAATGGATTTCATGGGACTTGGAAACCCCGCAGTTAA
- a CDS encoding SH3 domain-containing protein has product MRLIITHTTLLKLRPVDSSSLTESQKINLVVGSRLIIANYEDQDQDHYRITLLTSLGSGQDKSMVWYVYKPHALIIPSDREFATVNLSTNSKLNVRSSPAVASNNVIYQIPNQIDVELIECCYNQELWWLGKPLNDPNKAYGWISAKYLKLYTSEGCSG; this is encoded by the coding sequence ATGCGATTAATTATTACCCACACAACGCTATTAAAATTGCGTCCTGTTGATTCTTCTAGTTTAACAGAGTCTCAAAAAATCAATCTTGTGGTCGGAAGTCGCTTAATTATAGCAAATTATGAAGATCAAGATCAAGATCATTACCGAATTACATTATTAACATCTTTAGGAAGTGGTCAAGATAAAAGTATGGTTTGGTATGTGTACAAACCCCATGCTTTAATAATTCCTTCTGATCGAGAATTTGCAACAGTTAATTTATCAACCAATAGTAAACTCAATGTCCGTTCTTCTCCTGCTGTTGCTTCTAATAATGTAATTTATCAAATTCCTAATCAAATTGATGTAGAACTGATTGAATGTTGCTACAATCAGGAATTATGGTGGTTAGGAAAACCTCTAAATGATCCGAACAAAGCCTATGGATGGATATCTGCTAAATACTTAAAACTTTATACTTCAGAGGGATGTTCCGGTTGA
- a CDS encoding DUF3611 family protein, with protein sequence MSYPSDSSPPPNSVQRVAFALRTTGWVCFWTQLVLAVVSVIIQLFAIVVLSPGTAAKPGATAGMGGGLVFALIGLGILGFSIFQAFRYTRLARRLKAPGMARPSRAETMKQIRLGLTSNLSGMAVTLIASEAINGILLAKAISQPRGFLASSVNLQDFIQPVDFFVVLANTHTIVAHFVGIAGALWLINQIYKN encoded by the coding sequence ATGTCCTATCCATCTGACTCCTCACCCCCTCCGAATTCCGTCCAACGGGTTGCTTTTGCCCTTCGTACCACAGGCTGGGTTTGCTTTTGGACACAGCTAGTTTTAGCCGTTGTTTCGGTGATTATTCAGTTATTTGCTATTGTGGTTTTGAGTCCAGGAACAGCCGCAAAACCCGGCGCCACAGCCGGAATGGGTGGAGGTTTAGTCTTTGCCTTAATTGGACTCGGTATTTTAGGGTTTAGTATTTTTCAAGCCTTTCGTTACACCCGTTTGGCCCGCAGACTGAAAGCACCGGGAATGGCCCGTCCCAGTCGTGCAGAAACCATGAAACAAATTCGCCTCGGCTTGACGAGTAATTTAAGCGGAATGGCGGTGACATTAATCGCTTCAGAAGCCATCAACGGGATTTTATTAGCAAAAGCTATTTCTCAACCTCGTGGTTTTTTAGCTTCCTCGGTTAACTTGCAAGATTTCATCCAACCTGTTGATTTTTTCGTGGTTTTGGCGAATACTCATACGATTGTTGCTCATTTCGTTGGTATTGCAGGAGCGCTGTGGTTAATCAATCAAATTTATAAAAATTAA